AGTCTTGCCGTGTTAAGAGATAGAAACATGGAAGGTAACAGAGTTCAAATGAATTGAGAAAACAGTAACATAACTATTTTGTGCAGTTGCTAAAAAACCGTAATTTATTTGAGAAACATTATTCCTAAAGACAACAGATCGATTCAGTGGATGTAGGCCGTGGCTGGGGCAGCATAAGCAACAGGAGCGGCGGCATATTTAGCGATGGGGGCAGCGTACGTTACAGCTGGAGCAGCGGCAATTTTAGCTACTGGAGCAGCGTAAGCAACTGGGGCAGTGGCGATCTTGGCAACGGGGGCAGCATAGGCAACTGGAGCAGCGGCGATTTTGGCTACTGGTGCAGCGGCGACTAGGGGAGCAGCAGCAGCTTCTTTGCGAACGACGGCATTGAATCCATTAACGGGGTCAGCAGTGTAGTCGACGATGCGTTTGGTTCCGTCAGCCTCGAGAAGAGAATAGCTGCCTTGAACTACGTCTCCGTCACGGGTTTCTTGCTGGCTCTTAGCATCACCGGTCAGACTGTCGTGTACGTCATAGGCATAGCTGTATTGGGGATGGGGGTCGTAGTCAGCATCTACTGCTTTAGCCACGGGAGCCGCCACTACCGCCTTAGCTACGGGAGCCGCTGCTACTGCGACTGGCGCGGAGTAAGCCAATGGAGCGGCGTGCGCATAAGTTAAGGGAGCAGCGGGAGCATAAGATAACGGAGCAGCTTCCCGTAAAATTCCGGCGTTGGCGGCTGCTACCAACACGGTGAATGCGATAAACTGTAAAGAaacacatataatataattaattgaatacctataattgttaaatatacGCATTCCAGGCGAAAAGCATTGTAAATCAAGtgttttttactaaaatttttaagtagatGATGAAAGTTTCACGAAAATTTTTGAGTTAGGTCACGTGCTCTACTTTCAAATCAAAAATCATATAACGAGAAGAAACACTACTTTAAGAactattacattataaattagTGCGTATATCAACAATACAATATATTACTATTGGTGAAATATGTTTCAATAATTAAGGGAGCAAAGTTGAAGGTACCACTGAAATGAACTACGAGTTATTGTTCGTTATACCTTGAAGGCCATTACTGCTTGCTTGATTGGAAGATCTCTCGATCTGTACGTCTGTAATGCGAATGATACTACAGACGGGTTGTTTTCGGCTTTTATACTGTTGTGAGCAGGACCTACGGGTACGCTGACGTAACTGGGTGACGGTACCTTCGATGGTCACCCGACTTGTGGCTGCAAAGTGGCACAAAATTGAGCAAGAAATCGGACCACACCCAATACGAACAATTCGATCAGTGACGATAGTCGTTGGACCATCATGAACACCATCGCCATGTACTAGGCCACGTCCTTGTTGTACGTTACTTAATCTGATCTGTTTTTGATTAAGGAAAATATGCCAACTTCCTTTTTGCATATATTTTACGAATGAGATCTGTGAGTTTCTTTATTTAcaacaacaaaaatataatgcataaatattataatatattactatTAGCGACATATACATAAACATTATGTTCTGTATCATGTATAGTTAGACTATCAAGTCAAAAGCTTAAGTTCTTTTGTTCCTATATATTTACGAAATTTACAACTATTAAATATGTAATGCACTTACGTGTTTATAGTCGCACGtactttttatcattttttcttatacttacattatttaaaattaacacaattaattattctaatgaaatgtataacaatattaataatgtcaTTACTTCAAACTCGAAGTTAAATAAGTATTCAACaagtatattatatacatttttcaaaGCATGTATTTAtgaagtatataaaataatagataTTAAATATACTGTATCTAAACGTAACAATTACTTATTGATAGTTGGGAGATGTAAACTTCTTTTTTGGTTAATTGATATGCTCTTATAAGGAAATAAAAGTGTCTTATAAGGAAACAAAGGTGAAGACCTGTACATAACTTTAATTGTCATTAATTTAATGTTGCCTTTTAAacgttataaattaatttataagaagTAAAATATAGTTCAAATACTGAAACTACGATCGaaactttcataaatttttgatatacatataaatgttataaataacattatCAAATATCAATTTCAGGTAGTAATTCACAgtttgattttttattaaaaattgtatcataTTGAGATCGTAgcgaataatttacaaattatcttCTTCTTACAGTGAAATAATTGTAAGGTGTAAAAGCTGCACTTTGATAAACtttgtgttaaataaaattaaattgcaaatttttgaaaattaaagattgATAAGGAATAATTTTTAACCGATGTTTATGTGTAATTTTTCATAATAGTtagaaataaaagttttaattaaaatttgtaacatcaatattttatggaaaattaattttaattattaactattcgtttttaataaaatatagaaaaatggcAGGTGTTAAAGACCTTTACATTTGTTagtgttcatttaattttattgaatatttcagTTCAAATCTGGAAATAATTAGAAGAACAATTTTTCACATACTTAAAATGAAATCtaacaataattttctaaaaactaGTATTTTGTGTACATTACGTATAAATCggtataaataatttgtatatactGATTTAAAAAATGGTACGAATGATCACTTATTAATATCGAAAAAGTCTTGcgttaaaattgacaaatttcagTTTTAGCTTATCTACAAATTTCAAGCATCCGTGTCTCATTATTCCCAGAAATCTAAGAAAAAGGATCGGAAATGTTAATCGCAGTTATCAATGTTATTTGTCACATGATGGCCTATAGGTTAGTAGTgcaaaaaattttgttcaacaACCTTGAGTTCTTCCATAATTGGCGGAATCAACTGGTTTTTTTCGCggtataaaaaaataagaaaagaacGAGGTTAAGCGTCGATGATGTAAGAAGTTAATGACGTAAGAGTGATCAGATTTTTGTACGATTAATGTGATGTAGCGAAATTTTCATTGGAGTTCAAATATTTCTCTATCCTTAATTCTATAGCAAGCATAAAGAAATTAACCGCGGAAGATTCTATTCCTATGTCTTAAAACACTTATTTGGAATTTTACACAGCAGTTGGAAGTTTTTACGATTTCactgttattaaaaaaaattataattttatgtaaatatatgtatatgtatactaattATAACGTATATCAAATTTACAGAGAACAGTTGTAATGTAATTATAACCGTGTAAAAAGATGTTGGAAAAAATTAAAGATATATTAGAGAAAGAAATATATTGTTGCCGTCCAAAAGTACAATTGGTCATGTCCAAAGTCTCTTTGGtatgtacaaaattttcaaataattcaatgGTTTCTTGTTTGATCTATAAGTAATGAAGATAGGAAATATTGCgatattatatcaatattttgtgtaaaaaatttgtaataactttACTTCGGTTATGTAGAATATTCTAAAAAGATGGAATTTGAGATAACAGATAAGAAGAAACTATATTAAAGATAACAATGACTTAAGTTTTACTTAACGAATGTTAAATGTTATTGAGATGTAAGACAAATCTTCTGTACCAACCtaatagtaattaatttcaatatttattatactataaGGACGGACGACATGAATTCAAATTGACATTGATTTCACTTGAACCTTTCTGTCGATTACTGTGCGAGATACTTATTCGAAGTGAGTGACAGACATCATGCAAGGTATAAGTCTTGATTTTGGATCTGGATCAGTATATTTCTCCAATGGCCTGCGGCTATCAATCGATCGAGACGGACCTCGCGATTCGGCTGGCCCACctatttttttgtttcattatgaAAGTGCTCCACTTCAGTTTGCCAGTAACGTTAGATGTGACGCAACGATCGACGTAGATCAGGATACACGGACTCGAAAGTTTCACAACGTACCTGTACTGACAAATTCTTTTTATCATACAGTGTTTCACacagaatttggagaaatttagaaaatcgaTTTGTAACTGgtacaattaaatttcaatcAACGTCGTACAATGATACGAAATGTCGGTGTGTCCAATGTAGTAgaaaaaattcatgaattaaaATGTAAGACAAATTTGTATGCATGTGATGATCAGAGTGTAGACAGAAAAAGGAATTTAATTTCTATTGGCCGATTAACTATTTACACATCTAGACCTCAGAATCAGAATTTacgttttatacaaaaattcattaacttaaaccttttataaaaaaattacatattacGTATTCTTTATCTCAAAATTTTTGCTCTTTCTGATGAAAAAATTGAATTCATCAGTtttctgataaaaataatattaaacctaTATTGTTTTGCACATTTTCTGTACTATTCATTTATCTACTGTTTTTTTCATGTTTGCAAAGTATAATACGCTTTAGTGATAGAGACAATGTGTACATAATTTGATTTTTGATGATGttggaattattatttttattatacatctgATTCCTGTATCAtttttttgaagatttgtgaatatcttgtattaaaaatatttattataaaaaaaaaaatggaaaaaatattgtaaatttatattttggaaaCGAATAATAAAGAAACTGCaaacatgaaaaataaaaagtgttgtcagtaatttcgataattataaaatttactacTCATTTACGTTTGACAAAATACGAGGTTTTTATagcatattattttatgtatttgaataatatattatgcatttaaataatttacacttGTGGAATGTTCGGTAAGAAATCGTCGAAATCATCAAGATTGCATAAAAGTAAAACTTTACATGGCGAACAAAATAATTTAGGAAAAAGAGTTGATTAACATTGTAAACATGATATAGAAATAACGTGTGTCAGTCaatgttagaaaattagaaacgcaTTTAAGCGTTTTTATTTACGTGAAACGCTATCAATTTGAATTCgtttaatactttttttaaaaagttttgtttaattgtattttttaaatacaaaaattaatcggAAATTTCTATTAAGCTTCATATTTGTCAGTATATAATCTGTAAACCATTTCAACATttctaataaaacatttttattgtcTATAAAAATTACTTTATGGACAAAATAAAGTGTTTGTCATAATTTTTGTACTGTTGGTATGTAAGTTGTATTTAAGTATGGAAACAAAGAAGTATAAGTCGTAAAGTGAGTGCGTTTTATGcgctaataaaataatttaaaaaatgttattttaattattcacaaTTTCTATTTAACAAGGAAGTTAGTAGTAACTGTTAATTTTGTAAAGAAAAttgagataaaaaataaatactgttAAAAGCTAGTAACATGAGTGCCTACTATTGAACAAGTTACTTTGATAATCAGTATGCAATATTGTTCATACTATCTGTTAGTCTATGTAACTTTATACTAGAAATTTTGAATGAGGATGTGAACGTATATGTATTTGCAAGAGCCAAGTTCAAGTACGATAACATTCAATACGATCTGTTACCGAACTTTGAAAGCTTGGCAAAACCCGACCAATTTGGTGGGGGAGATCGGTGGTAAGAGCTCGATCACCGGTATATAAAGCAGTCCGAATAAACGTTGGACATCATCAGTCGCTCAGTCGATTCAAATCAACCTAATCTTTTCAACAATGGTGTTCAAGGTGGGTGATGTATTTTGACTTTCGGTTTATACAAAATCGCTAAGCCAATACGAATGACTAAGAATTCGTTTTTACTAAGTATCACTTAATAGAgtttataagaatttttaatgattACTTTCGTTATTACAGTTCATTGCCTTCATCGCCTTCGTGGCCGCCGCCAATGCCGGAATTTTGCGTCAGGGTACACTAACCTATGCCCCCGCAGCTCCATTAGCGTACACTCATGCCGCACCGTTGGCGTACTCTGCACCAGTGGCAGTCGCAGCTCCCGTAGCTAAGACGGTGGTAGCTAAAACAGTGGATGCCGACTACGACCCTCATCCCCAATACAGCTACGCTTACGATGTACACGATAGCTTAACTGGTGATGCTAAGAGCCAGCAAGAGTCCCGTGATGGAGATGTAGTGCAGGGTAGCTATTCTCTCATCGAGGCTGATGGAACCAGACGAACAGTTGACTACACCGCTGATCCAGTCAATGGATTCAATGCAGTGGTCCGCAAGGAACCAGCCACTGTCGCCGTGAAAGCTGTTGCCCCTGCTGCACCCCTGACCTACGCTGCTTCTGCGCCAGTTCTTGCTGCTCCAGTTGCGAAGTACGCCGCCCCCATAGCACATGCTCCAGTATACACCACGAAAGTTGCTGCCCCAGTTGCCGTTGCCCATGCTGCCCCAGTCGCTGTTGCCCATGCTGCTCCAGTCGCTGTTGCCCATGCTGCACCTATCGCTTACTCTGCTCACCCTCCTACTTTTGCCAAGTACGCTGCTGCACCAGCCCTGACCTACGCTGCCCCAACGCACTATTTGTAAATGTACTTCCTTCGTAAAATCGATGTTCCGGACTCAGGCtgaatcttttatttatttttttagcaGACTTGTTTGTGATCGATTAAAGTCGTTACAAATGTATATGAATTTTCTTCTTTCCTGTCTTCTTTTATCCATTTGTACGTTTTTCCTTTGCACTCTAcctacgtatatatatatataaggatatatatatatatatatatatatacatacgtatatatatatatgttaatGAACCTTGTTCATTAAcgagttataaaatatttatgcttCAATGTCATCAGAGCGAAAATTATACATTACTTAaatatatagtaattattgaTCTTACACAGATCGTTTATCAAATTGTTCTTAAGTATCACCAAAACAGATACGATTTCTTTGGTTTCTGAGTCATTTTTGTAATCTCATCAAGGTCGTCAAATTTCCTCTTTGTTGTCTACGGATATGTATTCGTTTTATGTGAACTTAGCAATAGTAATGTAAGCTATGTTTAATTTAACGTTAGTGACCAGGTATTTAAGACTAATCGATAGCCATCATTATACTAAATGCATTACTATGATATGATACTTATTGGCAAATATGTATTGTTACAATCATTCTTAATAGTAGATTTACAccatttaataaattcataatattttCTAGAAGTTATAAATTATTCCTTAAAAAACAAAACAATATTACGACAGGTtcaaaattttactatttcgCAATAACACGATTCAAAAGAATTGTAGGAGGAGTAAGCGTTTAGTATTGTAGGAGGAAAGcgtttaaattccaaaattcaatttaaattattgcATAATTAAGGAAAATTAGAATAATACAGTCTTCCGAAATTGAATACATGATTAGTAATTTATCAAACAGCAGTTTGAAGTCTTTTAAAATGTGCATTTATGATAAAtgaataacaatagttatttaaACAATGGACTATATTTGACGTGTTGCTTTATGTTACATGTTACTTGAATTGCGCTACTATTTCTTATATCACTGTAGAAAGCTTGATAATGTCCTTTGTGTAATACTGTTTAACTGTCTACAAATAAATTGCGAGAGAATTTTAGGATGTATTAGTTTCCATTGTTATGCGCATAGAAACGCCTGGTAACCTTTTAATCCATAAAAGAAAGACTCACTCCAATCACGACATCATATGCAGTTGTTTCTACTGTTTACGTGACTTGATTATCAAGCACCGATTGATTGCTCACAATGAGGTATTGAGACCGTCTGCTTTcacatttattttacaataccaAACTATTGACGATTGTGTCtgttgaaatttttatcaaaataatcgTACATGTTGCATAACATTACTGctcgtaaataatttttataaaaataagtatttaaTATGTTTCTACGTTATGTCCAGCTTTGATTCAATAGGcgaacaaaattatttcttcCAGAAATAGCGACCTATAAAGAATAAGTAACGAAGAATAGAATTTTTACtagtttgtatatttaaatatgcaataagataagaaattttatatctttattGGACAGTTTCGCAAAGTAGAAAGAACAAACTGTGATGCTAGAATAATTCATTCGATAATCAATTAATacaaaaacatttttttaacgGTTTTACTATTAGCATCATTGTTTTATACTAGACACGATAATTTGAAgataaaaaaatgtagaaatttgtgaatttggcgatttggcaatggaaatttagaaatttgtgtaattaacaaatttcaaattaggaaacttgttctattatacattttttgtatatGATATCTTACGTCCTACTTATTTTATCTTGCGAAAGAAAGCTCACTCCATAAGGTACTAATTCCATTCTAATTCCAATCTAGTTACGCTAATGCATTTATCTTTTATATAAGTTTACACTTTAAAATTTAcattctgaaatatttaaaaaatgttcaattattattatttacggcattattgaCACCATAACCGTTGTACTAAAAGTAATGATTCTAAGCATGACaccgaataataaaattaacgcATAAAGTCTCTTGCcgcattttaaattaatacgacgcaaaataaaataaaagtatgataaatgtacaatattttcTGCAGTGAAGCactagaatttaatttttttgtcggattttaatgttttatatttatttaatagcttaattttgataataattataattttcttcatttctgTCAATATTTTTCGTTACTaattatttgatataatttaatttatgatgTCAGTCGTATATTACCTTCATGGCAGTAATGGGACAAATCGTTAAATTGTTAATGAAAAGATGAAAAACATAAGGATGAAACTGTTTTATGCTCGtttcttaattaaaattgacaaaaaagaGATCGACGTTTTCGCTCAAGGCGATCCATTGTCCATTTGGTCGAATTCTTTCCGCGTAACCGGTTTGCCAAAAGTGAACCGGTTTCTTGTGTAGCCAACTACGTAATACAGGGCTCGATTACGAGAGGCCACATCGTGACATTGGGCGCGGTACTTTGATGGCCGCGAATTCAGCCCTGGTTTATTCGGTGAAAGTTGAAACTATACGAACAGATATGTAGTCGAATCAACAAGATCAAGACTTTGTAGACTCTTTTACCCTTCAACAATTAACACTAGGATACACGAAACGTTTATTCACGGCATGGCAGAATTTGTAATATAAGTGAAACAACAATAGTCTCTCGTTCAAGAATAAgtcaaaattacaaaagaaatttatttatacattaaaattatatatttttatctgtatTTATTATCTTGTTATTTGGACATTATaatttgtttgaaataattaagtTGTCAACGTTCTTATTTTAACATCGTACTGACATTATCTGTAATcctttctgagaaaaaaatttttatgataatacataattattataaaattatgttgcATTAATACAGTATTCGCATtatagtaatataaattattatatattacattatagtaCTACTATTATACATTTGTGTAGCAATCCAGTGATTAGTGTCTGCATGTTTTGCTTGCTAATGATAGGTTGTTACTAGTTCAGTATGTAGCTGTTCTCGTAgctattaaatttgatattttttcttGTTATATCCATTTTTTATGCAGAACATTTCTAACATTGTGAGTTTATATTGTCCAAATAAAACTATCCGCATGTATTATTTTCTCGAAGTTCTTTCCTTTGAAGATCCCTTTTTCGAGAATGTGTGTACCTGTTGTCATTATTAATAAACATCTTGATATATATTCGCATTTTCAATCGCGGTATAGGTATCAATATgccttttaaaatttttacaatttcaaacaaATTTGCTGTAGTGAGTGCGGTAAGCTGCTAGGTGCCAAAAGTGCTTTGGAagccaaatttttacattgtgTGTGCAAAGTATTTCGGAAACGGTTGAACCTATTCACTTAAAAATAAGCACGTTTATTGTAAACGGTAAAAAGTTAATCGTTCCTGTCAGTGTTTTCTTTCAATACAATAATTCTTTTTTTGATATACCACAAAACGAGTTTTTGTAATTACTTGGTACTTCAAAGGATTGGACTTCTGCAATcactttaaaaaataacaaatttttgcgAATT
Above is a genomic segment from Megachile rotundata isolate GNS110a chromosome 15, iyMegRotu1, whole genome shotgun sequence containing:
- the CPR2 gene encoding cuticular protein 2 is translated as MVFKFIAFIAFVAAANAGILRQGTLTYAPAAPLAYTHAAPLAYSAPVAVAAPVAKTVVAKTVDADYDPHPQYSYAYDVHDSLTGDAKSQQESRDGDVVQGSYSLIEADGTRRTVDYTADPVNGFNAVVRKEPATVAVKAVAPAAPLTYAASAPVLAAPVAKYAAPIAHAPVYTTKVAAPVAVAHAAPVAVAHAAPVAVAHAAPIAYSAHPPTFAKYAAAPALTYAAPTHYL
- the CPR1 gene encoding cuticular protein 1; protein product: MAFKFIAFTVLVAAANAGILREAAPLSYAPAAPLTYAHAAPLAYSAPVAVAAAPVAKAVVAAPVAKAVDADYDPHPQYSYAYDVHDSLTGDAKSQQETRDGDVVQGSYSLLEADGTKRIVDYTADPVNGFNAVVRKEAAAAPLVAAAPVAKIAAAPVAYAAPVAKIATAPVAYAAPVAKIAAAPAVTYAAPIAKYAAAPVAYAAPATAYIH